One Micromonospora sp. WMMD1120 genomic region harbors:
- a CDS encoding recombinase family protein, whose translation MSDVGVRVERASTRRRPPYGYRQVEKMFTGGTTATVLEPDAVAASVVRRIFEEYVGGRGLQLIAESLTADGILSPSAYDRARNPHFGGVAWPKGTVRAILVNSRYTGYEDHRQVYPPLIHEELFTRAQEAIASKRVVSVDDSASGRPYLFRGILRCGFCNRVMQGSRKGGESYYRCRFPERYADANGIAHPRNVYLREQRLLGPLRRWLAASCPLRHLPDGFGRASPHRADPADEVGLYQALHLRLTYLAPGSTVQARIAVAPTGAVLRTALAL comes from the coding sequence ATGAGCGACGTGGGGGTCCGGGTCGAGCGGGCGAGTACAAGGAGACGGCCGCCGTACGGCTACCGCCAGGTCGAAAAGATGTTCACCGGCGGTACGACGGCGACGGTCCTGGAACCGGACGCCGTCGCGGCATCGGTGGTGCGGCGGATCTTCGAAGAGTACGTCGGCGGCCGCGGGCTGCAGCTCATCGCCGAATCGCTCACCGCGGACGGCATCCTCAGCCCGTCCGCCTACGACCGGGCGCGTAATCCACACTTCGGTGGGGTGGCCTGGCCGAAGGGAACGGTCCGGGCGATCCTGGTAAACAGCCGCTACACCGGTTACGAAGACCACCGGCAGGTGTACCCCCCGCTCATCCACGAGGAACTCTTCACCCGTGCCCAGGAGGCCATTGCCAGCAAGCGGGTGGTGTCGGTCGACGACTCCGCCAGCGGCCGGCCGTACCTGTTCCGCGGCATCCTTCGCTGCGGATTCTGCAACCGCGTCATGCAGGGCTCCCGCAAGGGCGGCGAGTCGTACTACCGGTGTCGGTTTCCCGAGCGCTATGCCGACGCCAACGGGATCGCCCATCCCCGCAACGTCTACCTGAGGGAACAGCGCCTGCTCGGCCCACTGCGTCGGTGGCTCGCCGCAAGTTGCCCGCTCCGCCACCTCCCTGACGGATTCGGGCGAGCGTCGCCGCACCGTGCCGATCCAGCCGACGAGGTCGGGCTCTACCAGGCGCTGCACCTGCGGTTGACCTACCTGGCGCCCGGGTCCACGGTCCAGGCCAGGATCGCCGTCGCGCCAACCGGTGCGGTGCTGCGCACCGCCCTCGCGCTGTGA
- a CDS encoding SGNH/GDSL hydrolase family protein produces MNPLLMPIIAIQGRRLRPSIEMLSPASGPESGTVGDASRSPVHIAVLGESTAAGYGVDTHDEGFPGCLAQELVARTNRPVGWEVAGQHGATARRIRHRLLPRLGSSLDVAVVLAGASDVLVRRTPQEWGADLSAIVDELATRANQVLVAGIPPFRSFPSIPTLLGRYLAARADALDAMSRQVCAERPRATWVAAMDISSPEFFARDRFHPSASGYRRWAQGVAEHITI; encoded by the coding sequence ATGAATCCCCTGCTGATGCCGATCATCGCGATCCAGGGCAGGCGCCTGCGGCCGTCGATCGAGATGCTCTCGCCGGCCAGCGGCCCGGAGAGCGGCACCGTGGGCGACGCCTCCCGTTCGCCGGTACACATCGCGGTCCTCGGTGAGTCGACCGCCGCCGGCTACGGGGTCGACACCCACGACGAGGGCTTTCCCGGTTGTCTGGCCCAGGAGCTCGTCGCCCGGACCAACCGACCGGTCGGCTGGGAGGTGGCCGGGCAGCACGGCGCCACCGCCCGCCGGATCCGTCATCGGTTGCTGCCTCGGCTCGGGTCGAGCCTGGATGTCGCGGTGGTCCTCGCGGGCGCCAGCGACGTGCTCGTGCGTCGTACGCCCCAGGAGTGGGGTGCGGATCTCTCGGCCATCGTCGACGAACTGGCTACCCGCGCCAACCAGGTGCTGGTTGCGGGGATCCCGCCGTTCCGGTCCTTCCCCTCGATCCCGACCCTGCTCGGTCGCTACCTCGCCGCCAGGGCCGACGCTCTCGACGCGATGTCCCGCCAGGTGTGCGCCGAGCGTCCACGGGCCACGTGGGTCGCCGCGATGGACATCTCCTCGCCGGAATTCTTCGCCCGGGACCGCTTCCACCCCTCGGCATCGGGCTACCGACGGTGGGCGCAGGGGGTCGCCGAGCACATCACCATCTGA